From a single Bacillus pseudomycoides DSM 12442 genomic region:
- a CDS encoding DUF871 domain-containing protein, giving the protein MRRLGISIYPEHSTVEKDKEYLTLAHQYGFTRVFTCLLSVDGEKENIVKEFKETISHANELGFQVLVDISPAVFEQLGISYNDLSFFHELGAYGIRLDVGFSGLEESIMTYNPYGLKIEINMSNGTKYVDNIMSHRPNCENLIGCHNFYPHRYSGISYDHFMKCSKQFKDYGMRTAAFITSFDATYGPWPVTEGLCTIEQHRELPMTTQAKHLFATELIDDVIIANAYASEEELKALGEVNKEKQTFDVEIYETTTDLERKIVLEEPHFYRGDVSEYMIRSTQSRVKYKKEEFKPHNTRPIRRGDLLIDNEQYGQYKGELQIALKDMVNTGKTNVVGRVVDKEIFLLDYLQAWDKFRFVLTK; this is encoded by the coding sequence ATGAGACGACTAGGTATTTCTATTTATCCAGAACATTCTACAGTAGAGAAAGATAAGGAATATTTAACATTAGCACATCAATATGGTTTTACACGTGTATTCACATGTTTATTATCAGTGGATGGAGAAAAAGAGAACATTGTTAAAGAATTTAAGGAAACGATTTCGCATGCGAATGAATTAGGTTTCCAAGTACTCGTTGATATTAGTCCAGCTGTTTTTGAACAACTTGGTATTTCTTATAACGACCTTTCATTCTTCCATGAATTAGGTGCATATGGTATTCGTCTAGATGTTGGTTTTTCAGGATTAGAAGAATCCATTATGACATATAACCCATATGGATTAAAAATTGAGATTAATATGAGTAACGGTACGAAATATGTTGATAATATTATGAGTCATCGCCCGAACTGTGAAAATTTAATTGGTTGTCATAATTTTTACCCACATCGTTATTCTGGTATTTCTTATGATCATTTTATGAAATGCTCAAAACAATTTAAAGATTACGGCATGAGAACTGCTGCCTTTATTACATCATTTGATGCGACATATGGTCCATGGCCGGTAACTGAAGGATTATGTACAATCGAACAACATCGTGAATTGCCAATGACAACGCAGGCGAAACATTTATTTGCAACAGAATTGATTGATGATGTAATCATTGCGAATGCATATGCATCAGAAGAAGAATTAAAGGCGCTCGGAGAAGTAAATAAAGAAAAGCAAACGTTTGATGTAGAAATTTATGAAACAACAACTGATTTAGAAAGAAAAATTGTATTAGAAGAACCACATTTCTACCGCGGGGATGTATCTGAATATATGATTCGTTCAACACAAAGCCGTGTGAAATATAAAAAAGAAGAGTTTAAACCTCATAATACAAGACCAATTAGACGCGGAGACCTTCTTATTGATAACGAACAATATGGTCAATATAAAGGAGAATTGCAGATTGCCTTAAAAGATATGGTGAACACAGGAAAAACAAACGTAGTTGGCCGTGTTGTGGACAAAGAAATCTTCTTATTAGATTATTTACAAGCTTGGGATAAGTTTAGATTTGTGTTAACAAAATAA
- a CDS encoding YcxB family protein: MQVEYTLTEQDFIAFNLHYARHSKMVKRSLVLQHYIVAIILFAVPLSVFLFGPPDYKSMDLPFIFLLAGVIWIVFYPKCFYKLIERNIKKMLREGSYDNLIGKHNVQITDEGIIETNNGGETKLNWKGIEKVEENEAYIFIYVSSMSANIVPKHAFAHENSKSKFMRRLRAGMESSII; encoded by the coding sequence ATGCAGGTAGAATATACGTTAACAGAACAAGATTTTATTGCATTTAATCTACATTATGCAAGGCATTCTAAAATGGTAAAGCGCTCTTTAGTTCTTCAGCATTATATTGTAGCTATTATTCTGTTTGCTGTTCCACTTAGTGTTTTTTTATTTGGACCACCAGATTATAAATCGATGGATTTACCTTTTATTTTTTTACTAGCAGGGGTTATATGGATCGTGTTTTATCCTAAGTGTTTCTATAAACTTATTGAGAGAAATATTAAGAAAATGCTTCGGGAAGGAAGCTATGACAATTTAATAGGTAAGCACAATGTACAAATAACGGATGAGGGGATTATTGAAACAAATAATGGTGGAGAGACAAAGCTAAATTGGAAAGGAATCGAGAAGGTAGAAGAAAATGAGGCATACATTTTTATTTATGTTAGCTCGATGAGTGCAAATATTGTTCCTAAACATGCCTTTGCTCACGAGAATAGTAAGAGTAAGTTTATGAGAAGATTGAGAGCTGGTATGGAATCTTCAATAATATAA
- a CDS encoding ABC transporter permease — MALSSIFAHKMRSILTMLGIIIGVSAIITIISIGDGTNAKFREQIGKEKKDQFSVNYTTEDYSDMDGKISASMYDNVSKISGVQDIYPDVRGKEKVYAGKKELDIDITGVKGDYFEDTSRFKLEHGRLFTATDLDKPEHTIVLHKDAFDKLFPSWEEGLYVDIKGTPYKVVGVYSIKAMMGGMEFKEGAISAENWPVLFGKNNYDGLTVKIAPGQDKQAVQDAVVKSLNDAKKPEHTGKFKVPNPQDALKEIDSFTGILKSVFGGIAAISLLVGGIGVMNIMLVSVTERTREIGIRKALGATRGKVLMQFLIESCILTALGGFIGFVLGIFFAWIVAIFAGWPLVVSVKLGLISVALSMLIGILFGLLPANKAAKLDPIECLRYE, encoded by the coding sequence ATGGCCCTTTCCTCTATCTTCGCTCATAAAATGCGTTCTATTTTAACGATGTTGGGGATTATTATTGGGGTTAGCGCCATTATTACAATCATCTCTATTGGGGATGGAACAAATGCCAAGTTCCGTGAACAAATTGGTAAAGAAAAGAAAGATCAATTTTCAGTAAACTATACAACAGAAGATTATTCTGATATGGATGGAAAAATATCTGCAAGCATGTATGACAATGTCTCAAAAATTTCTGGTGTTCAAGATATATATCCTGATGTTAGAGGAAAAGAGAAAGTATATGCCGGAAAAAAAGAATTAGATATTGATATAACTGGTGTAAAAGGCGATTACTTTGAAGATACATCTCGCTTCAAACTTGAGCACGGCAGGTTGTTCACTGCCACTGATTTAGATAAACCTGAACATACAATCGTATTACACAAAGATGCATTTGATAAATTGTTCCCTTCTTGGGAGGAAGGTTTATATGTTGATATAAAAGGTACTCCTTATAAAGTAGTGGGTGTATATTCTATCAAAGCAATGATGGGTGGCATGGAGTTTAAAGAAGGTGCTATCTCTGCTGAAAACTGGCCTGTTCTATTTGGGAAAAATAATTATGACGGCTTAACAGTAAAAATTGCTCCAGGTCAAGATAAGCAAGCTGTGCAAGATGCAGTTGTAAAATCATTAAATGATGCGAAAAAACCAGAGCATACTGGGAAATTCAAAGTACCAAATCCACAAGACGCTTTAAAAGAGATTGATAGCTTCACAGGCATATTAAAAAGTGTATTCGGTGGTATTGCAGCAATTTCACTTTTAGTTGGTGGTATTGGTGTTATGAATATCATGCTTGTATCAGTAACAGAACGTACGCGTGAAATTGGTATCCGTAAAGCACTTGGTGCAACGCGCGGGAAAGTATTGATGCAGTTTCTCATTGAATCTTGTATCTTAACAGCATTGGGCGGATTCATTGGATTTGTGCTCGGTATTTTCTTCGCTTGGATCGTTGCAATATTCGCTGGATGGCCACTTGTTGTTTCCGTAAAATTAGGTTTAATTTCAGTAGCATTATCTATGTTAATCGGTATTCTATTCGGGTTACTGCCAGCTAATAAAGCTGCGAAACTTGATCCGATTGAATGTTTACGATATGAATAA
- a CDS encoding ABC transporter ATP-binding protein: MIDLRGITKAFQNGEETVQILHGIDVTLNQGEFTSIMGPSGSGKSTLMNIIGCLDKPTSGTYSLAGQNISNMSETELAHIRNKEIGFVFQNFMLLPRLNALQNVELPLIYAGVDKKERRERALAALTKVGLADRATHLPNELSGGQKQRVAVARAIVNNPKFILADEPTGALDTKTSKQIMDLFYELNKQGSTIIMITHDREIGEAAARQIVIRDGNIVQDWRG; the protein is encoded by the coding sequence ATGATTGACTTAAGAGGCATCACGAAAGCCTTTCAAAACGGTGAAGAAACAGTTCAAATCTTACATGGTATTGATGTAACACTTAATCAAGGCGAATTCACTTCTATCATGGGGCCGTCTGGTTCTGGTAAATCAACATTAATGAATATTATCGGCTGCTTAGATAAGCCGACAAGTGGAACTTATTCGTTAGCTGGACAGAACATTTCAAACATGTCTGAAACGGAGTTAGCTCATATTCGTAATAAAGAAATCGGATTTGTATTCCAAAACTTCATGCTTCTCCCACGTCTCAATGCACTACAAAACGTAGAATTACCTCTTATCTACGCTGGAGTAGATAAAAAAGAACGACGTGAACGTGCATTAGCTGCACTAACAAAAGTAGGTCTAGCAGATCGTGCCACGCATTTGCCAAATGAATTATCTGGTGGACAAAAACAGCGTGTTGCCGTTGCTCGTGCAATTGTAAATAATCCAAAGTTCATTTTAGCTGATGAACCAACTGGTGCGCTTGATACAAAGACAAGTAAACAAATTATGGACCTCTTTTACGAATTAAACAAACAAGGCTCAACAATCATTATGATTACCCATGATCGTGAAATTGGGGAAGCGGCAGCACGCCAAATTGTAATTCGTGACGGAAATATCGTCCAAGATTGGAGAGGTTAA
- a CDS encoding efflux RND transporter periplasmic adaptor subunit — MKKKNKVIITGLVTIGIAAGSYFALAGGGDVAKAYSSYKVSEKQIENAQKFGGEVIPNGIETIAFDPSKGTYELAVKKGDEVKKGQLLFKYNDPSMKLGVTEAEMQKKLANKEVELLNKQLNAAKQKLQKDKNAGSPGEMLKATETEITQLESQLEMKKFEVEKADQMIQTNKEKLTTLSVTSPADGVIEEIAKNANEKTGMSGITLRTAGPLKVKSQLSEYELAQVKVGQEVTVTSKTVPGKKWTGKVTEIGTTPVKSMDENKTVSNYQFIVTLDNNEELQTGFHVYVTSKSGEATGTVVPKSSIVKKGDKNVVFIVKDGKAKEQAVTVEFETDSEAKVSGVKKGDQIISKPEKDLKDGMEVNAQ, encoded by the coding sequence ATGAAAAAGAAAAATAAAGTAATCATTACTGGTTTAGTAACAATTGGAATTGCAGCAGGTTCATATTTTGCTCTTGCTGGCGGTGGCGATGTAGCGAAAGCTTACAGCAGCTATAAAGTATCAGAAAAGCAAATTGAAAATGCACAAAAATTTGGTGGCGAAGTCATTCCAAATGGTATTGAAACAATCGCATTTGATCCATCAAAAGGGACATATGAGCTAGCTGTTAAAAAAGGCGATGAAGTAAAAAAAGGACAGCTACTTTTTAAATATAATGATCCTTCCATGAAGTTAGGTGTAACAGAAGCCGAAATGCAAAAAAAACTTGCTAATAAAGAAGTAGAATTATTAAACAAACAACTAAATGCAGCAAAACAAAAATTACAAAAAGATAAAAATGCCGGTTCACCTGGGGAGATGCTAAAAGCAACAGAAACTGAAATCACACAACTTGAATCACAACTTGAAATGAAAAAATTTGAAGTTGAAAAAGCTGATCAAATGATTCAAACAAACAAAGAAAAACTCACTACACTTTCTGTAACAAGCCCAGCTGATGGCGTAATTGAAGAAATTGCAAAAAATGCGAATGAAAAAACAGGTATGAGCGGTATTACCCTTCGCACTGCCGGTCCTCTCAAAGTAAAAAGTCAGCTATCAGAATATGAATTAGCCCAAGTAAAAGTTGGGCAAGAAGTAACTGTTACATCCAAAACGGTACCAGGAAAAAAATGGACTGGTAAAGTCACAGAAATCGGTACAACACCAGTAAAGAGCATGGATGAAAACAAGACAGTATCTAACTATCAATTTATTGTTACATTAGATAATAATGAAGAATTACAAACGGGCTTCCACGTATACGTAACAAGCAAGTCTGGTGAAGCAACTGGTACAGTTGTTCCAAAAAGCAGCATTGTGAAAAAAGGCGATAAAAATGTTGTATTTATCGTGAAAGATGGTAAGGCAAAGGAACAAGCTGTTACTGTTGAATTTGAAACAGATAGCGAAGCAAAAGTGTCTGGCGTAAAAAAAGGTGACCAAATCATCTCTAAACCAGAAAAAGACTTAAAAGATGGTATGGAGGTTAACGCCCAATGA
- a CDS encoding TIGR02206 family membrane protein — MEAYFGAFPSESFVPYSKQHVIILFLIGVGVYFLYHYQDILREQQWNVRVRYTIAFLFIGSEIGLDVWQVKAGIFQLSTSLPFELCTISLVLATIMVITKSYKVYEVVFFTGIIGASQAILTPNLQYAFPHFRFIEYFIAHVLLILAPLFMTWVEGYRPTFQSIKRTMIFLNILIPIVSFVNYKTGGNYMFLAYKPETASLLDMLGPHPYYIISLEIAAFIGCLLLYIPFVRNEKRVQKESLGS; from the coding sequence ATGGAGGCGTATTTTGGAGCATTTCCGTCAGAGTCATTTGTTCCGTATTCAAAACAACATGTTATTATACTTTTTCTTATCGGTGTAGGAGTTTATTTTCTTTATCATTATCAAGACATACTTCGTGAGCAACAATGGAACGTAAGAGTTCGATATACAATTGCTTTTTTATTTATTGGAAGTGAAATCGGACTTGATGTGTGGCAAGTGAAGGCTGGAATTTTTCAGTTGAGTACATCATTACCATTTGAGTTATGTACCATTAGTTTAGTATTAGCAACAATAATGGTTATTACAAAAAGTTATAAAGTATATGAAGTTGTCTTTTTTACAGGGATTATTGGGGCATCACAAGCCATTTTAACTCCAAACTTACAATATGCTTTTCCGCATTTTCGCTTCATAGAATATTTCATCGCACATGTATTACTCATTTTGGCACCGCTCTTTATGACATGGGTAGAAGGGTATAGGCCGACTTTTCAATCAATCAAGCGTACGATGATTTTTTTAAACATATTGATTCCAATTGTTTCGTTTGTGAATTATAAAACCGGTGGTAATTATATGTTTTTGGCGTATAAACCAGAAACAGCTTCATTACTTGATATGTTAGGTCCGCATCCATACTATATTATTTCATTAGAAATCGCTGCGTTTATAGGGTGCTTATTATTGTATATTCCATTTGTTAGAAATGAAAAACGCGTGCAAAAAGAATCACTAGGATCATAA
- a CDS encoding ABC transporter permease subunit, which yields MTRKMISNGIEITVQFILSVIGIICLGALPKLFEGLHINFSQYVQALKMSVMKLIDVPNLTYGMNRPLFPQLFIHYKETMILFLASFFISLCIAFCIVYMMMRSRSHIQRRIKTFLLFLESIPDILLIIGSQILVVWFFQKTGFLPVKIAALSGESIRGLPIICLSVPTTIMFVKLLLLRFETELEKDYVLFARAKGFDRFYILNRHVLRNVLLSTLFFAKTNIWFMLSNLYIIEWLFNTHGIFVFIKNYQPIEVFTMSILLIYIPIFVLFKSFHYFVPDAMKERA from the coding sequence ATGACAAGAAAGATGATTTCAAATGGAATAGAGATTACAGTGCAATTTATTCTTTCTGTTATTGGTATTATTTGTTTAGGTGCTCTTCCAAAACTATTCGAAGGCTTACATATTAATTTTTCACAGTATGTACAGGCTTTAAAGATGTCAGTTATGAAACTGATAGATGTTCCAAACTTAACGTATGGGATGAATCGACCGTTATTTCCACAACTATTTATTCATTATAAAGAAACGATGATTCTTTTTTTAGCTTCATTTTTTATTTCATTATGTATAGCTTTCTGCATTGTGTATATGATGATGAGAAGTCGTTCGCATATACAGCGGCGCATTAAAACATTTCTGCTTTTTCTTGAGTCCATCCCAGACATTCTTCTTATTATCGGATCGCAAATTCTTGTCGTATGGTTTTTTCAAAAGACAGGGTTTTTACCTGTCAAAATTGCTGCGTTAAGTGGAGAATCAATTCGGGGGTTACCAATTATTTGCTTGAGTGTTCCTACTACAATTATGTTTGTGAAGTTGTTACTACTTCGCTTTGAAACAGAATTAGAAAAAGATTATGTATTATTTGCACGGGCGAAAGGATTTGATCGTTTCTATATTTTAAATCGTCATGTATTGCGGAATGTGTTGCTTAGTACATTGTTTTTTGCGAAAACAAATATTTGGTTTATGTTATCAAATTTGTATATTATAGAATGGCTTTTTAACACACATGGTATTTTTGTATTCATTAAAAATTATCAACCGATTGAAGTTTTTACAATGAGCATCTTACTTATTTATATCCCGATCTTTGTTCTATTTAAGTCATTTCATTATTTCGTTCCAGATGCGATGAAAGAGAGGGCGTAA